The genome window AAGCATCACTCGCTCTCTGTGCTGTGTAGTCTGCCACTTTCCATTTTCAAAGGCAattcgagtcgagtcgagctTTAATGGCTTAATAAACCTGAAGAGAGCGGGagagcaaaataaaaaagagtgCTGTACAACACAACGGAAAACACACGCGCAGACCAAATTGAAACTTGCCACAATTGCTGGCAATTTTACGCAATTCGTTGCAGtcaacaataaatttgtaaattgcgAAAATGCCGCGcgaatgaaaagaaatgcaGGTCGCCAAACGGCCCGGCCCAGCCCCGCTTGGAGTAGTTGGAGCCCGCACAGTCGGCCCCAGCTGACTGACCgcacaataaattcaaaagacTTCAATGTACAACAGTGCAACAGCGCAGCTATCCTCTCATTTTCcaatgcaacaaatttgtgtTTAGGCACAGTTTTTGTGCAGTGCCATTTGGTGcgcttttcatttgaaaagAGCCAGCGAACAGTCCCCAGTTGCAGtcggcaactggcaactggcaaccagcaaccagcaactgGCAGTCTGTGGTCTGTGTTGCCGGCAGTCGGACAGTCGGCAGtctcccaatcccaatcccaattgCAATCCCTGTGTGCCAGAGAGTGCCGCCAGCCGTTTGTTTGGCTTGTAATTTGAGTTTGAATGCGGCTGATTTGACAGCAGCCAACACTTTTGGTCCCCGACGTTGGCATCTGTCTCCAGCTGTGACTGCAACTGCGATTGGGACAGCGACTGCAAAGCTGGAACTGGAACTcgaactgaagctgaagctgatgctgcACGTGCAATGTTTCCCTTTTGGCAATCCCACGCCCGCAATTCGATGCCACGCATTCTTTACCCTCTGGTCGCAGTGTGTTATGCgctttaaaaatgcaaatgtcgACGCTCCATAAAACAATGGGAAAACTACATTTTAGACCGAGCGGGTTCACTCGCAGCCAGTTAAAAGCCAAAATCTGCGCAATTAATTGCTGGCAAACCGCAAACGCAACCGCCTCGCACAATATTGACACATCAGTAGCtccacagagagagagagtcagcGGACTAGAAATGGAATTGCAATCGCTAAAGCGGATACGGATACGGAAACAGCgttggcaactggcaactggcaaaaaGGGATGGCGACTACACAAAAAGAATTCGCATGGCCccgaaaaaacaacaaaagggCGGCCACATTGTTTTGATAAAAAGCCCGCATGAGCacacagcaacacacaaacacacagtcAGTTGTGAGTTACTCACAAATGcactcacacattcacatgaatactatagtatatattcGGTGGGAGTGGGTGTGGGAGTGGGAGTCAGAGGCGGTTACGCCCATACCAAATCGAGTGAAGCTACAGTTACATATGCGCAGACAATGCACAGTTATCCTTTGatagctacaacaacaaacaacaaccatTGGCATGAAATGGTGCATGCAACGGCTGAATGCCACCACAACCCGAGTTGTGTATGCGCTACAATTGAAATCTagtttaaacttttaaatagGAATTAAAGTCGAGGGACGAAATGGTGAATACCGAAAAAAtctatgtttttattttgatctacacataaattattaaaatccTTTAAAAAACTGTTTCTTTAATTAATGAagagtattaaataataataatgatatgaaaataaatgactcttttttttatatattgtataataatttattttctacaaCTTAATCTCGTGGACACTTCTTTTGTTGTTACGATCAGTGAAGCTTTTAAAAGCCGATCAATGCATCAGCATGTTAACACGAAAGACGCTTTTGATACCGACAtcttattttgttaattttgttgatGCGATCAGTGACGCTTTTAAAAGCTATCCTATAACATACGTTAGCATGTTAATGCGAAAGTTCATTTAAACAGGCAGCTCATTTGTTAATGTTGTGTCTACGATCTATTAAGCTTTAAAAAGCACATTAATACATATGCTGTCACTCCTACACAACGTCAACTAGACAGCATTACCAGTTTGCAGAGTATTTAGGGTGTTTGCTAGGATAACAATGTCAGGCTACAACAAAATGACAAACAGCGACAGCCCAAGGGCCCGGAAAGCAGACAACAGTAAAACACACGAATATATCAGACgagcaacaaacagcaacaacaacaaaaacacaacaaagaTGTCGATTTGTTTGTGCAAATGCTGTGAAgcgtatttgtattttcattttgacgTTTCGCAgcacaccaacaaaaaatacaatcCTTTTTTGAGCGACGCATaaaaaacgcataaaaaattaactaaaattgACAGCTTGTTCAAATGAAACTCTgacgaaaaaaagaaacaaaataaatgaaaaataacatataaaaaaatatgaataggAAGTGCAAAACCGCATAAATCCAACCCGGCGAATTACAAAGGAATAAAGACAACAGCGcaccagcaaaaaaaaatcaaaagggaaaacacattttatgtggttttatattacattaaaaatatgatttgCCAGCTTAAATAATTTGGTTCCCAGACCCAACTATGCGCACCTTTAACCCGACATGCCATAtcggaaatattttaattaagtttaaattagATACGCCACAAAAATCAGCAATTGCTAAACACAACTAATCTCCgcttttcttctctctctctttctgttttttagGCCCATCAGTCGAACGCCGCTAACGCAGATTTCGTATCTGCAGAAGATCCCGACATTGCCGCGCCACTTCTCGCCCAGCCATGGCCAACAGCCTGGTGCTGGTGCTGGTACattgccgctgccgttgcccCCGGCACTGGGCAACTTGGGCCTGCCCAGCAGCTCATCGGCGAGCGCATTGTATGGGGCACAGAATGCGGGCAACATGTTGCCCACATCACCATTGCCGCTGCAACGACATCAGCAATACTTGCCGCCgcatcatcagcagctgcCACCAATGCAGTTACCCGCTGGTCCACCTGGTGCCGCATCCACACAGTATTCGCCAGCTGCCTCGGGCTGCTCCTCGAACTCCAAGTATTCGAATTCCTCGCTGAAGCAAACGCATGGTCATCCGCATccacatcagcagcatcaacaacatgGACAGCATGGCCATCATCAGCTGTCACCGGCGCTATCGACACCCTCGCCACCATCGCTGCTGCATCATCCAGCCGCGGGCTCCTCGTCAGCGTCGGCACATGCGCCATTCTTGGCCGGCCCGCACATGGATATCCAGCGACAATCGCACTCGGACGATGACAGCGGCTGCGCGCTCGAGGAGTACACATGGGTGCCGCCTGGCCTGCGACCAGATCAGGTAAGTGAACAGGTCTGATCTGTTATTGTGTCCCCAGAGCCCAGCAAAGAAGaagattttgaaattttcGCTTGATCGCTGATTGTTGATGCTTGATTTGTGACCACCGATAAGCGGCAAGCGCTCCACTTGACTTATTGTGCGTCACTACAGAGCACAGAGTACAGAGCACAGAGTGGAAGTCAACGTTGTCGAGGGCcagctgtaaataaatatgcaatacAAGGCCATAAatcagtcagccagtcagtcaggcGTTGGCATCGCAACGCTTCGAAACCCTCACGCATCTCGCCTCGAATGTCACTGCATCTTTTGGTTGCATCTTCTGGCGACAAACACGTTGCAAGTAAAAGCCTACTATATCTGCCAAGTATTGTGAATTAGATTGCGCTAATGAAACTCTAATCGGAGCAACTGCTTCCCACTCGTGTTCGCAGCTGTACTAGTTTTTTGGCTTCGCAATTTTTCAATGTGACTGCGACTTTTATGGCCAATTCAATGCTGTAAAAAATCGGCTACCATTTGAGCcgattttttcaattattttcgGCTGACATAAACGCcacataaattatttgcgTAAAATATGCGCCAATGGCGTATAAATCTTGCGCAATCTTTCGGCCCGTTGCTCGCCTAAAAGTTCGCTACCAAAATTTTTTTGGCAGTTccaagagagaaagagagagaggagtggGAAAGACGCTTGGCGGTCTCCAGTCACCAATCTCCagcacaccacacacacatgaggACTCGCGTTAATCCTCGCTCAACATGCACTGACAACGCCGCCTATCAAATgtctcgcagtcgcagtcgaagtttttttttgccattggcattgccatGGCCAATGccatattgtatttttggcaAACGTTACAAAcagaattgaaaatttatttacagccATTTACGTTGACGCAGCATAAGCCATGtgtcagtcaggcagtcagtcagttgcCAGTCGCCGAACAGTTGGCCAGCTTCAATGTGGCGGATGCTGCTGAaaatgagatggggaaatGAAATGGGACTCTGAGAGTTTGCGGTCATTTGAAAACTTTAACAGGCACTTGCATAAAACGTGGCCAATAAAGAATTGTGCTTAGAAGTTGACCGAGCTGCACGTTAAGCACCTTTCAACCTGGCCAAATGGAAAATCAAcgtaataaaatcaaaaatcttTTGGCAGCTTACCTGCTGTGTGCCAAGCTAAAGCAATGTGGCCAGTTGACGGGCTACCTCTCCGATTCCCACCGATCAAcgtgatgatgacgatgatgatgatgatgaggcgACTGCAACTGGGGACTTGACTGGGGGGAATTGTCGGGCTTAACCCTTTTTAGCTTGAGTTTATCTCGCCTCGCTCACAGTGTGTGACCTCTGTTCGCTATTCGGTCTGTTGCTCTGCCTTTTTGCCGACTGCATTCCAGCTTATCCATACTTCATGCCACATGCTTCATTCTTCATTCAACATTCTTCTTGTTTGGTCTCATTGCAGGTACGCTTGTATTTTTCCCAAATACCCGACGACAAAGTGCCATACGTCAACAGTCCCGGAGAGCAGTATCGTGTGCGACAATTGCTGCATCAACTGCCGCCGCATGATAACGAGGTGAGTGTATATTCAATACTTGTATTCAGTTACGACTCTGcaagtagtagtagttgttgtagtgGTGTGTCCCtggtgagagagagagactgccCTGTCAATTTCctggtatttatttaaatgtgtgCGCGTTTTATCGTGATTGCATGGCCAATGCCAGtgccgatgtcgatgtcgcAGTCGATGTCCCTCCTGGACAACGACAACTCAAATTACGGCAACGGCATATCAAAGTCAATGCCAGCGATTTTCCCACACATTTTCACCGCTTTTGCTCCTCCGCTTGCCTTTTAATTAATCAAGGAAACAAGTGCAACTAACTgaacccacaaaaaaaaaatacgaaaataaaaataaaaccacaaaaaactACGACAAAAACTACGTTGAGCGGATTCGCAATTGCAAGTTGCAAATACGAGTATCAGTTACCGTTTGTTAGCATTTTAACCACTGCCACTAACTGGGGGTTGCCATGTTAACGACCAGTTAGCAGAGCAGACTGCGATGCGTTGAGGGAATGTGTGGCAAATGCCCAAATTCCAAGCCGAAAAGTCAAATCAAAAtgtgcagcaaacaaaaaagaggcAGCCgaaaaatttgcatacaaCACAAACGAGACGCTGCTGACCGCAGTTGGAGCTGGCTGGATGGAGAGATGGACTAGAAGCAGTTGGGAGTTGATGGGCAGCGTTGTCTGCCAGCTACCGGTCTCTGTCTGCGGTTGTCTGTGCCCTGCCCACTGGCCACTTGAGCCACGCatcagcagctgttgttgtagacAAACAATCTTCGGGTTGAGTTGACTTCTGGGAAAGATCACTTTAAGCTTTAGCGTTACctttcgttgctgctgttgctgcccaCGGGGCGTGCTTCAAGTTGCAGCCTTGCCTACCCAAGGCATCCAtctctcaactcaactcaacgcaACTCAACTTGAACATATGATTTGGCTGTCTggagaaaaataaagaataaaaaagaaaacaaaacggTTCTTTCTGTTACCTTCTGTCATTGCAGGTTCGTTACTGTCACTCACTGACGGATGAGGAGCGCAAGGAGCTGCGCCTGTTCTCCACACAGCGCAAACGTGATGCACTTGGTCGCGGCAATGTCCGACAACTGATGAGTGCCCGTCCCTGCGATGGCGTAAGTCAGCCCCCAATTCCCCCAGCAACTGAGGAAAACTACAACtttcttccctctctctctccatctcgcAGTGCGATGAACTGATTTCCACTGGCGACATCGCTGTGTTTGCCACGCGACTGGGACCAAATGCCAGCTGGCATCCTGGCTGCTTTACTTGCTGCATTTGCCGCGAGCTGCTCGTGGATCTCATCTACTTTCATCGCGATGGACGCATGTACTGTGGCCGTCATCATGCCGAGACGCTCAAGCCGCGCTGCTCTGCCTGCGATGAGGTAAGTGTGCGGGGAACATTGCAACTAGCGAAACTTTTACTTGTGCAACTTGTGCATAACTTTTCGTGTTTAACTTTCGCACTCCTAGATTATCCTGGCGGATGAGTGCACCGAGGCCGAGGGACGTGCTTGGCACATGAATCACTTTGCCTGCCACGAGTGCGACAAACAACTCGGAGGCCAGCGTTACATCATGCGAGAGGGGAAGCCGTACTGTCTGCTCTGCTTCGATGCCATGTTCGCCGAGTACTGCGACTATTGCGGCGAGGCCATTGGCGTCGACCAGGGCCAGATGAGTCACGACGGTCAGCACTGGCATGCCACCGACGAATGCTTCTCGTGCAACACCTGCCGCTGCTCGCTGCTGGGTCGCGCTTTCCTACCGCGCcgtggcgccatctattgtTCGATAGCCTGCAGCAAGGGCGAGCCACCAACGCCCTCGGATAGCTCCGGCACTGGCATGTACACCACGCCCACGCCGCCCGCTCAGCGTGTGCGGCCGCAGCAGACGCGCATACCGAGCAGCCACGCCTCCAGCTCTCCGCCCATgtcgccacagcagcagcaacagcatcaggcTAGCTTCAATCAGGCCATGTATCAGCTGCAGAGCCAGCAACTGGCCGCAGGCGTTGGCAATGAGGCAGCCGGCGGTCTGTTGGTGTCGCATGGCAAGCAGAGTTATCCCACCTCAGACTCGGATGCGGGCGTCGTCAAGGATCTGGACCAGAGCCGTCATAATGCTGGAGGCGATTTCACCGATTTCTCCAGCTCGCAAAATATGTCGCCACTGAATTCGCCCGGCGACTTTCAGCCACATCTGATGCCAAAGCCCATGGAGCTGCAACGCGACGGAGTCTACAACTTCAACGAGATGGCCACCAATTTGGATGCCGCGTGGCCCGCCAAGCCACCACTGGGCGCTGCACATAGCTATCAGATGCAACGGCAGCTGCAACAAGTCTCCAAAATGGAGAACTCCATCACCTCCAGCATGCCAGAGTTGGGCGTGAGCGGAGTGCAGCACATGGCACATTTTGGTCAACCGTTGCCCGCTGCTCCGCCGCTGCATGCCTCCGCTCAGCAGTTCCATGCGTCACAGCATGAGTATGCGGACATTATGCatccaccgccaccgccgccaacAACATGCGGCGAACTACCCGAGCTGCCCACGCCCAATCTGAGTGTTGCGTCCACGGCGCTGCCGCCGGAGCTAATGGGTTCGCCCACGCACTCGGCAGGAGATCGTTCGCTGAACACGCCACTCTCCACGCAGTCGGCCACGCAGCCGCCCACGCATCCGGTGTCCATACTGAGCGGTGGCTCCTCATCCTCGCCCATGAGCGGTGAGCCGGGCAAGAAGAAGGGCGTCCGCTTCGAGGGAATTCCCGACACCTTGCCGCGATCCCGCAGCTACTCCGGCAATGGCGCCGGCaccagcggcagcggcggggAACGAGAGCGTGAACGAGACAGAGATCGAGAGCGGGATAGAGATGGCAAtcgacatggacatggacatggttCGCGacggcgtcgtcgtcgcaaGTCGTCGAGTCATCATCGCAGCGGCAGCGGGCATCGCTCGCATTCCACAACCCGAGCCGACACCTATGCACCGGCCCAGCCGTTGTCCTCCTCCTACCAAGGTCCGCCATCGGTGCTGCAAACAACGACGATGGCTGACAGCGAGGCGATGACGTTGCCACACAAATCGCCGAGGCATCAGCGCGAAAGGGAGCGAGAAAgggaacgagaacgagaacgcgAAGAATCGGAGGAGTCGGATGTGTGTTCCACGTGCTCGTCGAGTTCGTCTAGCTCCGAGGATTACATGATGATGTACCAGCTACCGCAGCGGCGACACTATGGCGGCGTTCGCGTCAGCTATGTGCCCAACGATGCCCTCGCCTACGATCGCAAGCGCAAGCCCTCGGACATGGCCGGCGATAAGGACAAGAACTGCATAATCTCGTGATGGTCGCCGGCAGCCATTTTAATTAGCGCTGATTGCGCGGCAGCTGCGCCAGCAACCTGGCGCGTTTGTGGTCGTTAATAAATGAGATGTGCCAGGGGCCAGGTTGCTAACGAAGCAGCCACCAGGTGGGCATCAATTATTAATGCACTCGGATTATGGACAGTGGCAGATACAAATACGAATGCAAATAGCATTCGAGATACAAATAGAAGTCTATCTACAGATACAGATTTACAAATAGCAATAGAGAACTCTCATATCCCGCACTCAACAAAGCAATAAAGTTCAACTTGAGTTTAAGGCGCCTAGTTAAGACCCCCAAATCACAATATGGAACCCCCTACCAAGTGGGTCTCAATGCtgttccaaaaaaaaacaaacataagaGAACATTATTAGTTAAGCAAATCAAACTAACAAAAtactatacataaataatttaattatatttttatacaagaTACATATAAACTAAAGTTGATGAAAACTATCTTTGAGGATATATCTATTTATTTCGCATAAGTTTCAACTATTTACTACAACTAtttacaacaataaatataattatgtagCATAATGCATAAGTAGGAAACACGATGCGATATGATTTGGCTAAAGAAACTTACAATAATTCTAGACTAAGTCCAACAACTGTACGAAACTAAGttctaaatatacaaatacgaTTATAAATAAAGAGTTCAAAGCAAACACTATACTTTTAACAAAAcatactttt of Drosophila nasuta strain 15112-1781.00 chromosome 3, ASM2355853v1, whole genome shotgun sequence contains these proteins:
- the LOC132790207 gene encoding protein prickle isoform X2, with the translated sequence MSESIDNLHADNNSGSGNNNNSNSNIVAANNDGDSDVEVIEGMELLEGNYQVLRQWVPPAPNYWDAPPKAIIKSAEVRPISRTPLTQISYLQKIPTLPRHFSPSHGQQPGAGAGTLPLPLPPALGNLGLPSSSSASALYGAQNAGNMLPTSPLPLQRHQQYLPPHHQQLPPMQLPAGPPGAASTQYSPAASGCSSNSKYSNSSLKQTHGHPHPHQQHQQHGQHGHHQLSPALSTPSPPSLLHHPAAGSSSASAHAPFLAGPHMDIQRQSHSDDDSGCALEEYTWVPPGLRPDQVRLYFSQIPDDKVPYVNSPGEQYRVRQLLHQLPPHDNEVRYCHSLTDEERKELRLFSTQRKRDALGRGNVRQLMSARPCDGCDELISTGDIAVFATRLGPNASWHPGCFTCCICRELLVDLIYFHRDGRMYCGRHHAETLKPRCSACDEIILADECTEAEGRAWHMNHFACHECDKQLGGQRYIMREGKPYCLLCFDAMFAEYCDYCGEAIGVDQGQMSHDGQHWHATDECFSCNTCRCSLLGRAFLPRRGAIYCSIACSKGEPPTPSDSSGTGMYTTPTPPAQRVRPQQTRIPSSHASSSPPMSPQQQQQHQASFNQAMYQLQSQQLAAGVGNEAAGGLLVSHGKQSYPTSDSDAGVVKDLDQSRHNAGGDFTDFSSSQNMSPLNSPGDFQPHLMPKPMELQRDGVYNFNEMATNLDAAWPAKPPLGAAHSYQMQRQLQQVSKMENSITSSMPELGVSGVQHMAHFGQPLPAAPPLHASAQQFHASQHEYADIMHPPPPPPTTCGELPELPTPNLSVASTALPPELMGSPTHSAGDRSLNTPLSTQSATQPPTHPVSILSGGSSSSPMSGEPGKKKGVRFEGIPDTLPRSRSYSGNGAGTSGSGGERERERDRDRERDRDGNRHGHGHGSRRRRRRKSSSHHRSGSGHRSHSTTRADTYAPAQPLSSSYQGPPSVLQTTTMADSEAMTLPHKSPRHQREREREREREREREESEESDVCSTCSSSSSSSEDYMMMYQLPQRRHYGGVRVSYVPNDALAYDRKRKPSDMAGDKDKNCIIS
- the LOC132790207 gene encoding protein prickle isoform X1; translation: MSSLSAATAAASTEATAAAAATTTTANAATTGNLEPAVVPRTANLLACKQWWRVCFLYGDQQKYYRQLYSKAAAQRLAASGSANEANHENDNANGSNSNSNNNNCQLTGTVDDYDTVGIGYGFGDFIAAQLDANEDADDGIDLGDSGQQTSHSKKRLATAVAAPTSNRPLFPAKCETSTTTPRRSKKLLRSLRAHVKGEGKHKDSKESKEQKEQQSQQQQSQDEPTQRNAKVTVLDDPFLFGIDADHLGDLIRGKNYNPTDATEHIAKYYNMELESASTAQVLEIIEQSEEELLDEPKPALPPKQKQQRAAPPPPARTTTTATATATVSTPLQPLTDSDLKFLNLSLRQRSLPRSMKPFKDPHDISFTFNELDSSVISEAAQLTPEVVVGNCEAATGAAAGVEGAANGSSQQEPNEPISRTPLTQISYLQKIPTLPRHFSPSHGQQPGAGAGTLPLPLPPALGNLGLPSSSSASALYGAQNAGNMLPTSPLPLQRHQQYLPPHHQQLPPMQLPAGPPGAASTQYSPAASGCSSNSKYSNSSLKQTHGHPHPHQQHQQHGQHGHHQLSPALSTPSPPSLLHHPAAGSSSASAHAPFLAGPHMDIQRQSHSDDDSGCALEEYTWVPPGLRPDQVRLYFSQIPDDKVPYVNSPGEQYRVRQLLHQLPPHDNEVRYCHSLTDEERKELRLFSTQRKRDALGRGNVRQLMSARPCDGCDELISTGDIAVFATRLGPNASWHPGCFTCCICRELLVDLIYFHRDGRMYCGRHHAETLKPRCSACDEIILADECTEAEGRAWHMNHFACHECDKQLGGQRYIMREGKPYCLLCFDAMFAEYCDYCGEAIGVDQGQMSHDGQHWHATDECFSCNTCRCSLLGRAFLPRRGAIYCSIACSKGEPPTPSDSSGTGMYTTPTPPAQRVRPQQTRIPSSHASSSPPMSPQQQQQHQASFNQAMYQLQSQQLAAGVGNEAAGGLLVSHGKQSYPTSDSDAGVVKDLDQSRHNAGGDFTDFSSSQNMSPLNSPGDFQPHLMPKPMELQRDGVYNFNEMATNLDAAWPAKPPLGAAHSYQMQRQLQQVSKMENSITSSMPELGVSGVQHMAHFGQPLPAAPPLHASAQQFHASQHEYADIMHPPPPPPTTCGELPELPTPNLSVASTALPPELMGSPTHSAGDRSLNTPLSTQSATQPPTHPVSILSGGSSSSPMSGEPGKKKGVRFEGIPDTLPRSRSYSGNGAGTSGSGGERERERDRDRERDRDGNRHGHGHGSRRRRRRKSSSHHRSGSGHRSHSTTRADTYAPAQPLSSSYQGPPSVLQTTTMADSEAMTLPHKSPRHQREREREREREREREESEESDVCSTCSSSSSSSEDYMMMYQLPQRRHYGGVRVSYVPNDALAYDRKRKPSDMAGDKDKNCIIS
- the LOC132790207 gene encoding protein prickle isoform X3, producing the protein MDNTNQMPVELERPISRTPLTQISYLQKIPTLPRHFSPSHGQQPGAGAGTLPLPLPPALGNLGLPSSSSASALYGAQNAGNMLPTSPLPLQRHQQYLPPHHQQLPPMQLPAGPPGAASTQYSPAASGCSSNSKYSNSSLKQTHGHPHPHQQHQQHGQHGHHQLSPALSTPSPPSLLHHPAAGSSSASAHAPFLAGPHMDIQRQSHSDDDSGCALEEYTWVPPGLRPDQVRLYFSQIPDDKVPYVNSPGEQYRVRQLLHQLPPHDNEVRYCHSLTDEERKELRLFSTQRKRDALGRGNVRQLMSARPCDGCDELISTGDIAVFATRLGPNASWHPGCFTCCICRELLVDLIYFHRDGRMYCGRHHAETLKPRCSACDEIILADECTEAEGRAWHMNHFACHECDKQLGGQRYIMREGKPYCLLCFDAMFAEYCDYCGEAIGVDQGQMSHDGQHWHATDECFSCNTCRCSLLGRAFLPRRGAIYCSIACSKGEPPTPSDSSGTGMYTTPTPPAQRVRPQQTRIPSSHASSSPPMSPQQQQQHQASFNQAMYQLQSQQLAAGVGNEAAGGLLVSHGKQSYPTSDSDAGVVKDLDQSRHNAGGDFTDFSSSQNMSPLNSPGDFQPHLMPKPMELQRDGVYNFNEMATNLDAAWPAKPPLGAAHSYQMQRQLQQVSKMENSITSSMPELGVSGVQHMAHFGQPLPAAPPLHASAQQFHASQHEYADIMHPPPPPPTTCGELPELPTPNLSVASTALPPELMGSPTHSAGDRSLNTPLSTQSATQPPTHPVSILSGGSSSSPMSGEPGKKKGVRFEGIPDTLPRSRSYSGNGAGTSGSGGERERERDRDRERDRDGNRHGHGHGSRRRRRRKSSSHHRSGSGHRSHSTTRADTYAPAQPLSSSYQGPPSVLQTTTMADSEAMTLPHKSPRHQREREREREREREREESEESDVCSTCSSSSSSSEDYMMMYQLPQRRHYGGVRVSYVPNDALAYDRKRKPSDMAGDKDKNCIIS